One Edaphobacter flagellatus genomic region harbors:
- a CDS encoding helix-turn-helix domain-containing protein, with amino-acid sequence MERFGDELRIERERRKVTLDTICRVTKVSVRHLEALEGSRYSELPGGVFRKGIVRSYLLAVGLEESPWMERFESTLRESGADASSENDWVEFAENVRRNRNSIEPGTGSRWIGVAVMVGVLIALGWSVWKFVLHGRLFL; translated from the coding sequence ATGGAGCGATTCGGAGACGAGCTGCGGATAGAACGCGAGCGAAGAAAGGTTACGCTCGATACGATCTGCCGAGTAACGAAGGTTTCGGTACGTCACCTTGAAGCCCTCGAAGGCAGCCGATATAGTGAGCTGCCCGGTGGCGTCTTCCGTAAAGGTATTGTTCGCAGTTATTTGCTGGCAGTGGGGCTCGAAGAATCTCCCTGGATGGAGCGCTTTGAGAGCACTCTACGTGAGTCCGGAGCGGATGCATCGTCAGAAAACGACTGGGTTGAGTTTGCCGAGAATGTTCGGCGCAACCGAAACAGCATTGAACCCGGAACCGGATCTCGATGGATAGGCGTCGCAGTTATGGTTGGGGTGCTCATCGCTCTAGGGTGGAGCGTGTGGAAGTTTGTTTTACATGGGCGGCTCTTCCTCTAG
- the ahcY gene encoding adenosylhomocysteinase → MATATIDKTAAADYKVADISLAEFGRKEIDIAEQEMPGLMSIRNKYAPSKPLAGVRVTGSLHMTIQTAVLIETMVALGADVRWASCNIFSTQDHAAAAIAAAGVPVFAWKGETLEEYWWCTDQALRHKGGLGPQIVIDDGGDVTLLIHKGVDLEKGDDWVNTPSGNQEEQVIKNLLKKIHGEDPTYFQKIAKEWKGVAEETTTGVHRLYKMMEQGKLLVPAINVNDSVTKSKFDNLYGCRESLVDGIKRATDVMVAGKVAVVCGYGDVGKGSARSLRGMGARVIVTEIDPINALQAAMEGYEVTTIEETLGIGDIYVTCTGNLDVITYEHMQQMKDQAIVCNIGHFDNEIQMDALNAGKGVTRLNIKPQVDKYTLPGGNSIFVLAEGRLVNLGCATGHPSFVMSNSFSNQTLAALDLWKNKDTYKPGVYILPKKLDEEVARLHLEKIGVKLTTLSKKQADYLGVAVEGPYKSEQYRY, encoded by the coding sequence ATGGCCACAGCAACCATCGATAAGACCGCCGCAGCCGACTACAAAGTAGCCGATATTTCGTTGGCCGAGTTTGGGCGCAAAGAGATTGATATCGCCGAGCAGGAGATGCCCGGTTTGATGTCGATCCGCAATAAGTATGCCCCATCGAAGCCGCTTGCCGGAGTTCGTGTTACCGGATCGCTGCACATGACTATCCAGACCGCGGTACTGATCGAAACGATGGTGGCCCTGGGTGCAGATGTGCGCTGGGCAAGCTGCAATATCTTCTCCACACAGGATCATGCTGCTGCCGCCATTGCCGCCGCGGGTGTTCCTGTCTTTGCATGGAAAGGCGAAACGCTGGAGGAGTACTGGTGGTGTACCGATCAGGCTCTGCGCCACAAAGGCGGACTTGGTCCGCAGATCGTGATCGACGATGGCGGCGACGTAACCCTGTTGATCCACAAGGGCGTCGATCTGGAGAAAGGTGACGATTGGGTCAACACTCCCTCGGGCAATCAGGAGGAGCAGGTCATCAAGAACCTGCTAAAGAAGATTCACGGTGAAGATCCCACTTACTTCCAGAAAATCGCCAAAGAGTGGAAGGGCGTAGCCGAGGAGACAACCACTGGCGTCCATCGCCTGTACAAGATGATGGAGCAAGGCAAGCTGCTGGTTCCTGCTATCAACGTCAACGACTCGGTAACGAAGTCGAAGTTCGACAATCTGTATGGCTGCCGTGAGTCGCTGGTGGACGGCATCAAGCGCGCCACGGACGTGATGGTTGCCGGCAAGGTCGCGGTGGTGTGTGGCTACGGCGACGTGGGCAAAGGTTCAGCTCGCTCACTGCGCGGCATGGGCGCTCGCGTGATCGTTACCGAGATCGATCCCATCAATGCGCTCCAGGCTGCAATGGAAGGCTACGAGGTCACAACGATCGAAGAGACGCTCGGCATCGGGGACATCTACGTTACCTGCACAGGCAACCTTGACGTCATCACCTACGAGCATATGCAGCAGATGAAGGATCAGGCTATCGTCTGCAACATCGGTCACTTCGATAACGAGATCCAAATGGATGCGCTGAACGCGGGCAAGGGCGTGACAAGACTGAACATCAAGCCGCAGGTGGACAAGTACACCCTGCCCGGCGGGAATAGTATCTTCGTGCTGGCAGAGGGTCGCCTTGTGAACCTGGGCTGCGCGACTGGTCATCCGAGCTTCGTGATGTCAAACAGCTTCTCCAACCAGACGCTGGCTGCGCTCGACCTGTGGAAGAACAAAGATACTTACAAGCCTGGCGTCTATATCCTTCCGAAGAAGCTGGACGAAGAGGTTGCTCGGCTGCATCTCGAAAAGATCGGCGTGAAGCTGACAACACTCTCGAAAAAGCAGGCTGACTATCTTGGCGTTGCGGTCGAGGGTCCGTACAAGTCAGAGCAGTACCGCTACTAA
- a CDS encoding DUF4397 domain-containing protein, which produces MNHVASLYKMLNTGKPRMSLFGLVKKGVTLAAAGVMTVALSGCQGIVSSQSGSQIRIIDASPDAPGLDIYLNTSAVAYNLGFGTVTSYVPTDPGTYNISAAQAGTKQTLTTSKATFVTGTQYTILIGNVAASLSQLVLKDQSQAAPSGQIALRFIDQATRIAAQDIYLVPAGQKLTAITPVYTNITFSTNTGYLNIPTGTYTLVMVPTGTVPASDTVTTYSGPQVTYTGGSATTIIMIDQQIVTTPGLQVITAPDYTSPTATS; this is translated from the coding sequence GTGAATCATGTTGCTTCCCTATATAAGATGCTCAACACCGGTAAGCCGCGTATGTCGCTCTTCGGCCTTGTAAAGAAAGGTGTCACTCTCGCCGCAGCGGGAGTCATGACCGTTGCTCTCAGCGGCTGCCAGGGCATTGTCTCCAGTCAAAGTGGATCGCAGATCCGCATCATCGATGCCTCGCCGGATGCGCCGGGCCTTGATATCTATCTGAATACCTCGGCCGTGGCGTATAACCTCGGCTTCGGTACGGTTACCTCGTATGTCCCTACCGACCCGGGAACGTACAACATCTCGGCAGCCCAGGCAGGCACCAAGCAGACTCTTACCACGTCGAAGGCGACCTTTGTGACGGGGACCCAATATACGATTCTGATTGGCAATGTTGCCGCCAGTCTCAGCCAGCTTGTTCTGAAGGATCAGAGCCAGGCAGCCCCGTCGGGTCAGATTGCTCTCCGCTTCATTGATCAGGCGACACGTATTGCGGCTCAAGACATTTATCTTGTTCCTGCCGGGCAGAAGCTGACAGCCATTACCCCCGTCTATACCAACATCACCTTCAGCACGAATACCGGTTACCTCAATATCCCCACCGGCACCTATACGCTGGTGATGGTGCCAACCGGTACTGTCCCCGCCAGCGATACCGTCACAACGTATTCCGGGCCTCAGGTCACTTATACGGGCGGCTCTGCGACGACGATCATCATGATCGACCAGCAGATTGTGACGACTCCTGGTCTGCAAGTGATTACCGCTCCTGACTACACCTCGCCTACCGCCACAAGCTAG
- a CDS encoding SpoIIE family protein phosphatase yields MLDRSARLQYLLLALVTALAFTHVYLGALNSYRGLVDGENRAQVPFSDSYYGPFVANVTQAGTEAGLQNGDTVLAVNGYPYTGRVVLLDEVARSRPRQTLAITYRRGNAAPVDAVITLHAQRDSVAPLVAWVIRSAFFGIALLCLLVGIYVVLARPRNLNSWFILGILAYFDPLLISVSQVSGAFKLTAELWSDIAQTAMPLCLMAFGIYFPERSSIDVRYPWIKWAIAIPLLAFVPADIFYIYGHGYNFSATAWLDPWFYRIAIVENVFGILAVNYFFINIAPKYARSAGDARRRLRVLYFGSAIGLSPFFVLVVISVVRKSDFGQGISNWITVPVLAVLLLFPLSLAYVVVVQRAMDLRILVRQGTKYFFASSAVLVITMLLATWMSYSISLFFIHPDHRSTADIVRIFAIIALFFVFRFSISKRLRQKIDQRFFREAYSSEQLLSELSDEVRNFTEVAPLLDTITQRIGDTLHIDRIAVFLRSGNGFRLQLATGIPVSPMMSPAWGSLSLAATSATITELVRSRGPANVYRDDPSSWLVDAPDTERSALDDLSTELLVPLPGRSRLAGFMALGPKRSEEPYTRTDRQLLQSVASQAGLAIENAELVENLSNERAQRERVLREIEIAREVQERLFPQACPRLEGVDLAGFCRPAQAVGGDYYDFFLLSSTGADADKDARLALALGDISGKGISAALLMAGLRASLRSAAQLQPGDLAALMSHINRLVYESSTSNRYATFFYAEYDPQTHLLSYVNAGHNPPLVLRRAEVIALEATGTVIGLLPEVPYEAANLLLQPGDVFIAFTDGVSEAMNAAEEEWGEDRMLAAARTLLDKRECTATAEQLLNCILSGADLFTAGAPQHDDMTLLVCMVR; encoded by the coding sequence ATGCTGGATCGATCTGCACGTCTACAGTATCTGCTTCTCGCGCTGGTGACGGCTCTGGCCTTTACCCATGTCTATCTTGGCGCACTGAACAGCTACCGCGGGCTCGTTGATGGTGAAAATCGCGCGCAGGTGCCTTTTTCCGACAGCTACTATGGGCCTTTTGTTGCCAATGTCACCCAGGCGGGGACAGAGGCAGGACTCCAAAACGGAGATACCGTTCTTGCTGTCAACGGCTACCCTTATACAGGCCGAGTGGTTCTGCTGGATGAGGTCGCCAGAAGCAGGCCCAGGCAAACTCTTGCTATCACGTACCGCAGAGGCAATGCCGCCCCGGTCGATGCAGTCATCACGCTTCACGCGCAGCGAGACTCTGTAGCTCCACTCGTCGCCTGGGTTATCCGCTCGGCATTTTTCGGCATCGCGCTGCTCTGTCTTCTTGTCGGCATCTATGTCGTTCTTGCCAGGCCGCGAAACCTGAACTCGTGGTTCATTCTCGGCATCCTGGCTTACTTCGATCCACTTCTAATCAGTGTTTCGCAGGTTTCCGGCGCGTTTAAACTAACGGCCGAACTCTGGAGCGACATTGCGCAGACGGCAATGCCATTGTGCCTGATGGCCTTCGGCATTTACTTTCCAGAGCGTTCTTCGATAGATGTGCGCTACCCCTGGATCAAGTGGGCCATCGCTATTCCACTCCTTGCATTCGTGCCTGCAGATATTTTCTATATTTATGGGCACGGGTATAACTTCTCTGCGACTGCATGGCTTGATCCATGGTTTTACCGCATTGCGATCGTCGAGAACGTCTTCGGCATTCTGGCAGTCAATTATTTCTTCATCAACATCGCACCGAAATACGCTCGTAGCGCCGGCGATGCACGTCGAAGGCTACGCGTCCTCTATTTCGGATCTGCCATCGGTCTCAGCCCATTCTTTGTTCTGGTCGTCATCTCGGTTGTTAGGAAATCTGACTTTGGTCAGGGAATCAGCAACTGGATTACGGTTCCTGTTTTGGCGGTGCTACTGCTTTTTCCTCTTTCGCTTGCTTATGTTGTTGTCGTCCAGCGAGCGATGGACCTTCGTATTCTTGTTCGTCAGGGCACGAAATACTTCTTTGCGAGTAGCGCCGTCCTGGTGATTACGATGTTGCTTGCGACCTGGATGTCATACAGCATCAGCCTGTTTTTTATACATCCCGATCATCGAAGCACGGCTGATATCGTCCGTATCTTTGCCATCATCGCGCTCTTTTTTGTCTTTCGATTCAGTATCTCCAAGCGGTTGCGGCAGAAGATCGATCAGCGCTTCTTCCGCGAAGCGTACTCGTCGGAACAGCTTCTGTCTGAGTTGTCGGATGAGGTGCGGAATTTTACCGAAGTCGCACCGCTGCTCGACACGATTACGCAGCGGATTGGCGACACCTTGCACATTGATCGCATTGCGGTCTTCCTCCGCTCCGGAAATGGCTTCCGTCTGCAACTAGCCACGGGAATTCCAGTTTCGCCGATGATGTCTCCGGCATGGGGCTCGCTATCGCTGGCGGCAACTTCGGCAACGATCACGGAGCTGGTGCGCAGCCGCGGTCCGGCAAATGTCTATCGTGATGATCCTTCAAGCTGGCTGGTAGATGCGCCTGATACAGAGCGCAGCGCATTAGACGATCTCTCCACCGAGCTTCTGGTCCCACTGCCTGGCCGCAGCCGGCTTGCAGGCTTCATGGCTCTTGGCCCGAAGCGATCCGAAGAGCCTTACACGCGCACAGATCGCCAGTTGCTGCAGTCCGTTGCTTCACAGGCTGGGCTGGCAATCGAAAATGCAGAGCTGGTCGAGAATCTATCGAACGAACGCGCCCAGCGTGAGCGCGTTTTGCGCGAGATCGAGATCGCGCGTGAGGTCCAGGAGCGGCTTTTTCCGCAAGCGTGTCCACGCCTGGAAGGAGTGGATCTGGCTGGGTTCTGTCGTCCCGCGCAGGCCGTAGGCGGAGACTATTACGACTTCTTCCTTCTTTCTTCGACAGGCGCCGATGCGGATAAAGATGCACGTCTCGCACTCGCCCTGGGCGATATCTCAGGCAAGGGTATCTCCGCTGCACTGCTGATGGCCGGCCTGAGAGCCAGCCTGCGTAGTGCTGCGCAGCTGCAGCCCGGCGATCTGGCCGCATTGATGAGTCATATCAATCGGCTCGTCTATGAGTCATCCACCTCAAACCGATACGCCACCTTCTTCTATGCCGAGTACGATCCGCAGACTCACTTGCTGAGCTACGTTAACGCCGGACACAACCCGCCGCTGGTCCTCCGCCGCGCAGAAGTGATTGCGCTCGAGGCCACAGGCACTGTAATCGGTTTGTTGCCCGAGGTCCCCTATGAAGCCGCAAATCTTCTTCTGCAGCCCGGGGACGTATTCATCGCATTTACCGATGGTGTCTCGGAAGCGATGAATGCTGCCGAGGAGGAGTGGGGCGAAGACAGGATGCTTGCCGCGGCCAGAACTTTACTTGACAAGCGAGAGTGCACGGCTACTGCCGAGCAACTTCTCAACTGCATCCTCAGCGGCGCCGATCTGTTTACAGCAGGCGCGCCACAGCACGACGATATGACGTTGCTGGTCTGCATGGTTCGCTGA
- a CDS encoding ComEA family DNA-binding protein, translated as MRAIHYRLLALVLLFTMPLSFAVAQKSAKAAAAPAAATPDNKLDINTATADQLKAFPGIGDAYSKRIIDGRPYTAKNQLVTRGVLPESVYNKIKDSIIASKPKK; from the coding sequence ATGCGCGCAATCCACTACAGGCTTCTTGCTCTCGTGCTGTTGTTTACCATGCCGTTGTCTTTTGCCGTTGCGCAAAAGTCCGCCAAGGCGGCCGCTGCCCCGGCGGCTGCAACGCCGGACAATAAGCTTGATATCAATACGGCAACTGCCGATCAGCTGAAGGCCTTCCCGGGTATCGGCGACGCTTATTCCAAGCGCATCATTGACGGGCGCCCCTATACAGCCAAGAATCAGCTTGTGACCCGCGGTGTTTTGCCGGAGAGCGTCTATAACAAGATCAAGGACTCCATCATCGCCAGCAAGCCGAAGAAGTAA
- a CDS encoding MFS transporter, with protein MAQEETAGRTPLEIAEPIDDRALYARITRRIVPYLFLLYIVAYIDRVNVGFAAIDMKRQLGFSDTVYGAGAAIFFIGYALFDIPSSMVLQRVGTRLWIARIMIMWGLIAAAMAFVRTPASFYTMRFLLGVGEAGFVPGMLLYLTYWFPSHERARAVAKFMTATSLAGVFGGPLSSALLRLEGLGGLSGWQWLFIAEGIPTMLLGISVLFVLSNGPTQASWLNFQEQQWLVREIERDRTRYGATHYHAFADAFRLPILWLLIFVYISVQIGVYIVNLWMPLILSSLSTSKHDSSWIAGLSTLPYLLASIFTVIAGWSSDRWNERSGHLAGCMAIAAIGFALAAMAANVQVALIAFSLATIGMLSAMGPFWALMTRSVSGSAATAAVALTTTLGALGGFTGPYITGRLHEATHSFTAGLNAIAAFAAAAAVASLMTKKVRA; from the coding sequence ATGGCACAGGAAGAGACGGCGGGCCGCACTCCCTTAGAGATCGCTGAGCCTATCGATGATCGCGCTCTTTATGCCCGGATCACGCGACGGATCGTTCCTTATCTCTTCCTGCTCTACATTGTCGCCTACATTGATCGCGTGAATGTCGGCTTTGCTGCAATTGATATGAAGCGGCAACTTGGTTTCAGCGATACGGTCTACGGTGCTGGTGCAGCAATTTTCTTTATTGGCTATGCGTTGTTCGATATACCGAGCAGCATGGTGCTACAGCGTGTCGGCACTCGCCTGTGGATTGCGCGCATCATGATTATGTGGGGGCTGATCGCTGCAGCGATGGCCTTCGTGCGTACGCCAGCCTCGTTCTACACGATGCGGTTCCTGCTTGGCGTAGGCGAGGCTGGATTTGTGCCTGGCATGCTGCTTTATCTCACCTACTGGTTCCCTTCACACGAACGCGCGCGTGCCGTCGCCAAGTTCATGACGGCGACCTCGCTGGCTGGAGTCTTCGGCGGACCACTCTCGAGTGCGTTGCTTCGGCTTGAAGGTCTTGGCGGCCTCAGCGGATGGCAGTGGCTCTTTATCGCTGAAGGTATACCGACGATGTTGCTTGGCATCTCGGTTTTATTCGTTTTGAGCAACGGTCCGACTCAGGCAAGCTGGCTCAACTTTCAAGAGCAGCAGTGGCTCGTACGTGAGATAGAGCGAGACCGTACCCGTTATGGAGCAACGCATTATCATGCATTCGCAGATGCTTTTCGCCTGCCGATTCTTTGGCTACTGATCTTCGTCTATATCTCGGTACAGATCGGCGTCTACATCGTGAACCTGTGGATGCCGTTGATCCTGAGCAGCCTCTCCACCAGCAAACATGACTCCAGCTGGATTGCTGGCCTTTCGACTTTGCCTTATCTGTTGGCTTCTATCTTCACCGTTATCGCTGGATGGAGTTCGGACCGCTGGAATGAACGCAGCGGGCATCTCGCCGGATGTATGGCTATCGCAGCAATCGGCTTTGCCCTGGCAGCTATGGCAGCGAATGTGCAGGTCGCGTTGATTGCCTTCTCCCTGGCGACAATAGGGATGCTGAGCGCGATGGGCCCTTTCTGGGCGCTGATGACTCGCAGCGTCTCTGGCTCTGCTGCAACAGCTGCAGTCGCTCTGACCACGACGCTTGGCGCACTCGGCGGATTCACCGGCCCGTACATCACGGGTCGTTTGCATGAAGCCACACATAGTTTCACTGCGGGCCTAAATGCCATTGCGGCCTTTGCGGCAGCGGCTGCTGTGGCAAGCCTGATGACCAAGAAAGTGCGGGCCTAA
- the ada gene encoding bifunctional DNA-binding transcriptional regulator/O6-methylguanine-DNA methyltransferase Ada, with protein MITKTSSNPIHSARWQQVLSRDAKADGEFYYAVRSTGVVCRPSCPSRRPARENVEFFSNLNDALKASFRTCRRCEPERTTPKPNPYARAVARAAKYLREHAGERMPMEEVARVAGVDRLTLLRAFRRVFGVSPAQYARAQRMETFKQKMGESMRVTDAIYDAGFGSSSRLYENSIARLGMTPGEMKKGGAGIRVKYATADSPLGRMLVATTDKGICAISFGQDDEDVTEELKQRFPHAELTQETGKAGWLAEAIRFVTSQMSEHPLAATFPLDVRATAFQQRVWNALQEIPRGETRTYSEVATELGSPTATRAVAGACAANPVAVVVPCHRVVGKDGSLTGYRWGTERKQRLLAAEQSESHLQ; from the coding sequence ATGATCACGAAAACTTCGAGCAATCCGATACACAGTGCGCGGTGGCAACAGGTGCTCTCACGGGATGCGAAGGCGGACGGCGAGTTTTACTATGCAGTTCGTTCAACGGGCGTCGTATGCAGGCCGAGTTGCCCGAGCAGACGGCCTGCACGAGAGAACGTCGAATTTTTCTCAAACTTGAACGATGCATTAAAGGCCAGCTTCAGAACCTGTCGTCGATGCGAACCAGAGAGAACGACACCGAAGCCGAATCCGTATGCCAGAGCGGTTGCGCGGGCAGCGAAGTATCTTCGTGAGCACGCTGGAGAGCGCATGCCGATGGAAGAAGTTGCGCGCGTGGCAGGAGTCGATCGGCTGACTCTCCTGCGAGCTTTCCGTCGTGTGTTCGGAGTCAGTCCTGCCCAATACGCACGGGCGCAGAGAATGGAAACTTTCAAACAGAAGATGGGGGAATCGATGCGTGTGACAGATGCAATTTACGACGCCGGTTTTGGATCGAGCAGCAGGCTGTATGAAAACAGCATTGCAAGGCTGGGCATGACTCCAGGTGAGATGAAGAAGGGTGGTGCCGGCATTCGGGTGAAATACGCGACGGCAGACAGCCCACTGGGCCGCATGCTTGTAGCGACAACAGACAAAGGGATCTGCGCGATCTCATTTGGCCAGGACGATGAGGATGTCACGGAGGAACTAAAACAGAGATTTCCGCATGCCGAACTGACACAGGAGACAGGGAAAGCGGGATGGCTTGCCGAGGCGATTCGTTTTGTGACAAGCCAGATGAGCGAACACCCATTGGCAGCCACATTTCCTCTGGATGTGCGCGCTACGGCATTTCAACAGAGAGTATGGAACGCATTGCAGGAGATACCTCGCGGTGAGACGCGCACCTACTCAGAGGTGGCAACGGAGTTGGGATCGCCAACCGCGACTCGTGCAGTCGCAGGAGCATGCGCGGCGAATCCTGTTGCCGTTGTTGTGCCATGCCATCGCGTTGTTGGTAAGGATGGGTCACTGACGGGGTATCGCTGGGGAACAGAGCGCAAGCAGAGATTGCTTGCGGCAGAGCAGAGTGAGTCGCATCTTCAATAG
- the hisI gene encoding phosphoribosyl-AMP cyclohydrolase yields MADAVKIDFAKMDGLVPGIVQDYQTGEMLMLGFLNETSYQKTLETGFVTFWSRTRSKLWMKGETSGNRLRVIEASTDCDNDALLFRVEVEGDGLVCHEGTVSCFTKKIETETK; encoded by the coding sequence ATGGCTGACGCAGTAAAGATTGACTTTGCCAAGATGGACGGCCTCGTTCCAGGCATCGTTCAGGACTATCAAACCGGTGAGATGCTGATGCTCGGCTTCCTCAACGAAACCAGCTACCAGAAGACACTCGAGACCGGCTTCGTCACCTTTTGGAGCCGCACCCGTTCCAAGCTCTGGATGAAGGGCGAGACCAGCGGCAACCGCCTGCGCGTCATCGAGGCCTCCACCGATTGCGACAATGATGCGTTGCTTTTTCGTGTTGAAGTCGAAGGCGACGGCCTTGTCTGCCACGAAGGAACTGTAAGCTGCTTCACCAAAAAGATCGAAACGGAGACGAAGTAA
- a CDS encoding LssY C-terminal domain-containing protein: MLILGAASSAWIRAQNPQPASDASPAVTAAAQSLPAAIPSITPKVEAIMSMRSQKVASAAAVPAHKQNYEFTVSSGDWLDTGVVLAAGEIADFTVTGSLTLSDNRQTTADGLDRGWKDLIRQFPLNQAKVGALIGRVSDMGASVPFSIGASGQVTVPTTGKLYLRANTSSDLTYTGQYKVKVKFAPAPKFNTNVLDTPSKPISSLLGPDNFSDIPRRVSDTPSGEGNPGDMVNFALIGTKAQVEAAYKAAGWVAVDKSVQDAIVNGLLKTLSKEAYTEMPMSTLYLFGRPQDFSFARADPLMVAAERHHLRVWQTNQMVDGRPLWVGSATHDIGFEKDQRNGGVTHKIDPDIDKERNYLLDSFDAAGVYSSAAYVTPTNPLLEAKTATGGSFHSDGRIVVMALK, translated from the coding sequence TTGTTGATACTGGGGGCAGCGTCTTCCGCATGGATTCGCGCCCAGAATCCCCAGCCAGCCAGCGATGCCAGTCCTGCTGTCACGGCCGCGGCGCAATCGCTTCCCGCAGCCATTCCATCGATCACTCCCAAGGTAGAGGCGATCATGAGCATGCGCAGCCAGAAGGTCGCAAGCGCCGCCGCCGTCCCTGCCCATAAGCAGAATTACGAGTTCACGGTGTCGAGCGGAGACTGGCTGGATACGGGTGTTGTTCTGGCCGCTGGTGAAATTGCGGATTTTACCGTCACAGGCAGCCTTACCCTCTCCGACAACAGACAGACCACCGCCGATGGGCTCGACCGTGGGTGGAAGGACCTGATCCGTCAGTTTCCCCTGAACCAGGCGAAGGTTGGCGCCTTGATTGGGCGTGTGAGCGATATGGGGGCCTCCGTACCCTTTTCTATTGGAGCCTCCGGACAGGTCACTGTGCCAACTACAGGAAAGTTGTATCTCCGGGCAAACACCAGCAGCGATCTGACCTATACCGGGCAGTACAAGGTCAAGGTGAAGTTCGCGCCCGCGCCTAAGTTCAATACGAATGTTCTGGATACCCCTTCTAAACCAATCAGTTCCCTTCTTGGGCCAGATAATTTTTCCGATATCCCCAGGCGGGTTTCGGATACTCCGAGCGGAGAAGGCAATCCCGGAGACATGGTGAACTTTGCTTTGATTGGAACAAAAGCCCAGGTTGAGGCCGCGTACAAGGCTGCAGGCTGGGTCGCGGTCGATAAATCTGTCCAGGACGCTATCGTGAACGGCCTGCTGAAGACACTCAGCAAAGAGGCGTATACCGAGATGCCGATGAGCACACTGTACCTCTTCGGACGGCCACAGGATTTCTCTTTTGCACGGGCTGACCCACTCATGGTCGCCGCCGAGAGACATCATCTGCGTGTATGGCAGACGAATCAGATGGTGGATGGAAGACCCTTATGGGTTGGTTCGGCTACGCACGATATTGGCTTTGAAAAAGACCAGCGTAACGGAGGCGTCACGCACAAGATCGATCCCGACATCGATAAGGAGCGAAACTACCTGCTCGATAGTTTTGATGCTGCTGGGGTCTACTCAAGCGCAGCCTACGTTACGCCTACGAATCCGCTACTGGAAGCAAAAACAGCGACTGGCGGTAGCTTCCATTCGGATGGTCGAATCGTCGTCATGGCCTTGAAGTAA
- the metK gene encoding methionine adenosyltransferase has translation MSTRDRFLFTSESVTEGHPDKIADQVSDAILDACLEQDPYSRVACETLTCTGLVVIAGEITTKAYVDFQGLVRGTIASIGYDNALYGFDSNTCAVISTINKQSGDIAMGVDTGGAGDQGMMFGYATNETPELMPTPISLAHRLSQRLSEVRKSGLMSYLRPDGKSQVTVEYDANYKPVRVDAVVISTQHAETVGNDELRADILKNVIQAVIPANLLDENTKYHINPTGRFVVGGPMGDTGLTGRKIIVDTYGGMGRHGGGAFSGKDATKVDRSAAYMARYVAKNIVAAGLADRCEVQLAYAIGVAEPVSVLVDTFGTGKIDEGKLEELVRKNFSLTPKGIIESLQLRRPIFKATAAYGHFGRKGDTFTWEATDKAASLKEQALAISAK, from the coding sequence TTGTCTACCCGTGATCGTTTTCTCTTCACCAGCGAGTCCGTAACTGAAGGACACCCCGATAAGATTGCCGACCAGGTTTCAGATGCAATTCTGGACGCCTGCCTAGAGCAGGACCCTTACAGCCGCGTGGCCTGCGAGACGCTGACCTGCACCGGCCTCGTTGTTATCGCCGGTGAGATCACCACGAAGGCTTATGTCGACTTTCAGGGGCTGGTTCGTGGAACGATCGCCTCGATCGGTTATGACAATGCTCTGTATGGATTCGATTCGAATACCTGCGCCGTGATCTCGACGATCAATAAGCAGTCCGGCGACATCGCCATGGGTGTGGATACGGGCGGTGCCGGCGACCAGGGCATGATGTTCGGTTATGCCACCAACGAGACGCCCGAGCTGATGCCAACGCCGATCTCGCTGGCGCATCGCCTCTCGCAGCGTCTGAGCGAGGTTCGCAAGAGTGGCCTTATGTCGTATCTGCGTCCGGACGGCAAGAGCCAGGTGACGGTGGAGTACGACGCGAACTACAAGCCGGTACGTGTGGATGCAGTTGTTATCTCGACACAACACGCGGAGACCGTCGGAAATGACGAGCTTCGTGCAGACATTCTGAAGAATGTGATCCAGGCTGTGATTCCTGCAAACCTGCTGGATGAGAATACGAAATACCACATCAATCCGACCGGACGCTTTGTTGTGGGTGGGCCGATGGGCGATACGGGATTGACGGGTCGCAAGATCATCGTCGACACCTATGGCGGTATGGGCCGTCACGGCGGCGGAGCCTTCAGCGGCAAGGATGCGACAAAGGTTGACCGTTCGGCTGCTTACATGGCACGTTACGTAGCGAAGAACATCGTGGCTGCCGGACTGGCTGATCGCTGCGAGGTGCAGCTCGCTTATGCAATCGGCGTTGCCGAACCGGTAAGCGTTCTGGTAGATACCTTCGGCACGGGCAAGATTGATGAGGGCAAGCTGGAAGAGCTGGTTCGCAAGAACTTCTCACTGACGCCAAAGGGCATTATCGAGAGCCTGCAGCTGCGTCGGCCGATCTTCAAAGCCACCGCCGCGTATGGTCACTTTGGCCGCAAGGGCGACACCTTCACGTGGGAGGCAACCGATAAGGCTGCAAGCTTGAAAGAGCAGGCTCTGGCAATTTCGGCAAAATAA